CGGAGGCCGAGAAGGCGACGGTGGTACCCTCGAACCGGACGCTGGCGGGCTCCCCAGGTGCCGTGTCGAGCGTGAGGCCGAGCGCTTGGTCGCCCTGCACGGCGATCATGCCGTCGATGGTGACCGCGTAGCCGTCGGACTCCTCGGAGACGCTGACGGGGACGTAGGCCGAGAGGGCGGCGACGGCAGCGTCGCGCCGGTCCTCCGCCGCGAGGTCCGGCGAGCCGGCCGCCTGCGCGGCGCGGATCTGGGTGTTGAGCGCGGCGATCTCGTCGAGCAGCCCGTTGACTTCGCCCACGCTCTCGCCGAGCGCGGTCTGGGTCTCGCCCGCGAGCCGGTTGAGGTTGCTGTCGAGGTCGTTGAGCGTTCCGGCGACGGTCTCGGCCTGGCTGAGCAGCGAAGTGCGCACGCCGGTGTCCGTGGGGTTGCCCGCGAGGTCGCTCCACGCGTTCCAGAAGTCGCCCATCGTGTCCTGCAGCGAGGCCCCGCTGCCGACCCCGAACAAGCCCTCGACCGCGCCCAGCAGGCGCGCTTCCTCGTCGGCACCGCCGAACCGGGTGCGGGCGTCGTCCGCCGCCGACACCAGCAGCCCGTCGCGCATCCGCTCCAGGCGCTCAGCCGACACACCGACGCCGACGGTTGGGAACGAGGAGCCGAACTGCGGCCCTCGCCCCGGCGGGCCGATGGTGGCGAGGGTGAGGCGGCGGCGCGAGTAGCCTGGCGTCGCGGCGTTGGCGATGTTCTGCCCCGCGATGTTCATCTGGGCGCTGAACACGCCGAACGAGTGCTGGCCCAACCGGTAGAGGTTCTGGATGCTCATGGCTCACCCGAGGTGGTTGACGAAGGGGCGGGGCGGCGTAACGTCGGACCCCGTGCCGCCCGCAGTGTAGACCCGGCTCGGGGCCTCGGCGTGCTGCCAAGCGAGGAGCATCTCGCGCCCGATGTGGGCGGCGACGTGGAGTGCGAAGGCGAGCTCGTCGGACTGCTCCCGCGTGGCGTGCACACGCGCTCGCAGGGCCTCGTGGGCCGTCCGGAGCCGGTCTGCGAGCGGCTGGCTGTGGGTGGCCAGGGCCTCGGCCAGTTCGCCGGAGCTAGAGGCCTTTACGTGGAGAAGACGCGCCAGGAGGCGGGTCTGGCGCTCCCGCACCTGGCGCAGGCGGTGCATCTCGCTGACGGCGCGGCTGGCCTCGTCGGTGGCGTCCATGAGCGTCTCCTGGTGGTTCGTCTGGAGGGCGGCGAGCTGCTCGCCGAGGGCTTCGGCGAGCCGCTCGACCGCTTCGCCTTCCTGGTCTAGCGTCTTGAGCAGCGACTCTACCGCAGGCTGCGGTCGTACGGTAGCGGGTACGTTTTCGGAGGAGGACATAGCAGGCAAAGGCAGGGTGGATTAGTCGGCGGTGGGGTCGTGGTTGTGTGACCACTGGCGCAGGAGAAGGTCGGAGAGCGAGAGCGCCCCGCCACGGACGAGGTGGTCGGTGAGGGCATCGGTGAGCACGTCGCGCTGCGTGTCGGCGTGGCCGCTGGCGAGCCCGCCCTCGCCGGAGAGCGAGTGCTCGAACAGGTTCTTGGTCATCGCCTGCACGAACTGGCGCACGAGGACTGCCTCGAACTGCTCGGCTGCCTCGGCGCGGGTGCGGGGTTTGTCAGGCGTGGGCGACGCCTGCGCGGGTGCGAGCGTGACAGTGACGGGAGGACCAGTCATGTTGGAAGGAGAGGCGTAGGGGTTTGATTAATCAAACCCCTACCGTCACAGAATCACCAGTTCGCCTTGTAGCGCGCCGGCACGGTCGATGGCTTGGAAGATGGAGATCACGTCGCGCGCGGCGAGGCCGAGCTCGTTGAGCGCCGCGGCGAGCTCGGCGACGTCGGTGTTGGGCTGGAGGACGACGCTGCGGGCGACTTCCTGCTCGATCCCGGCGCGGCCCACCTCGCCCGCGACCGTCTGGCCGTTCGAGAGCGGGGCGGGTTGCGAGACGAAGGGCTCGGTCTCGGTCGAGATCACGAGGCCGCCGTAGGTCACCATGACCTCGCTGATGCGGACGTTGCCGCCGGCGACGATCGTCCCAGTCCGCTCGTTGATCACGATGCGCGCCGGCACGTCGACCGTCACGCTGAGCGCTTCGAGCTTTGCCATCAGGCCGACCGCACCGCCCTCGTCGCCGGAGGCGTCCACGCGCACCAGCCCGGCGTGGGTGACGGTCGCGGCTCCCGGCAGGAGGCTGTTGACCGCCTCGGCGACGGCCGTCGCGTTCGTGAAGTCGGGCTGCTTGAGGACGAGGCCGAGGTCGGTGCCCGCCACCGACGCCGACGTGCCGACGACGACGAGGCCGCCGCCGGGGACGCGCCCGGTGTTGGTCGGACCCGTGCGGGCGCTCGCGCCGAGGTTGGCCGCCACCACGGTGCCCGTCGAGACCGGCCCCTGGGCCATGACGTGGAGCTGGGACCGCATCGGGTCGAGCAGCGGGGTCTGGAGGAGCACGCCGCCGGAGAGCGAGCGCGCGTCGCCGAGCGCGGAGACCGTCACGTCGAGTTGGCCGCCGGGGCCGCTGAACGGGTCCATCGTCGCGGTCACCATCACCGCCGCCGCGTTGCGCGCCGAGAGCAGGGCCGGGTCGACGGTGATCCCGAAGGCTTGGAGCATGTTGGTGATGCTCTGCACCGTGTGGGGCGCGCCGCGCCGCCCGCGCACCCGGTCGCCCGTCCGGTCGAGGCCGACGACGAGCCCGTAGCCGGTGAGCTGGACCGGGGCGGCCCCTTCGAGCACGACGAGGTCCTTGAGCCGGGCCGTGCCGGTGCTCTGGGCGAGGGCGTCGCCGCCGAGCAGCAGGAGGATGGCGAGGATGGGGAGGAAGCGTCGAGGCATCGGGGTCACTGGCTGCTGAGGGCGATGGCGGCCCCGACGAGCGCGGCGGCTCCGATCTTGAGGATCGTGCCGGGGCGGAAGAACTTGTGGCGCAGCCCCTTCTGGCGGTAGTCCACGCTCGCGTTGGCGATCTGGAAGGAGAGGACCGTGTTGTTGTAGGTCACGTCGAGCGGGCGCACTGTGCCCTCGACCCTCATCAGATGCGTGACGCCGTTGACGTGGAGCGAGCGCTCGCCCGCGATCTGCAGGTTGCCCGTGCTGTCGACCGACACGACGAGGGCGGTGATGGTCCCACTGAGGAGGTCGCGCTGGACGGCCTGGCTCTCGGCCTCCTGGTCCTGGCTCATGTTCGTCCCAAGCGCGAACTGCCCGGTGATGCTGCCACCGTTGACGTTGGCGTTGCCGCTGAGCCTGGCCTGCGAGCGGTCCTCGAACTGGCTCACGCTGGAGGCCGACGTCCGCTCGGCGAGAACGATCGTGATCGGGTCGCCGGGCTGCGACGCCTTCGGGTCGGCGAAGAGGGACTGGGCTGCGGCGGCAGGCCCGAGGCTGAGCAGGAGCGCGACGATGATGAGGCGGATGGGCATGGGCTTGGAGGTTAGAGCGTGGCGATCCACGAAGCCTCGCCGGGCGCGGTGAGGCGGGCGCGGTAGGTGGTGCCGGTAGACGGCGAGAAGAGGCGGACGGCGTCGCCGACGGCACCGGGCGCGCGGGCGTGGCAGGGGACCGAGAAGGCAACCCCGCCGCGCCGGTAGTGCATCGTCACGGTGTCGCCCGTGTCGGCGGCGTAGGCCGGGCGGAGGTCGCCCCGGCGGAGCGCCCGGCCCTCGCGCAGCGTCCGGCCGGCGAAAAGGTCACCGTCGAAGGTGCGGAGGTCGGCTGCGCGCAGTGGCTCGCCGTGGAACGCTGTCGTCTCCAGCCACGCCGTGCCGAGGTCGGCCGTCGCCACGGCCTCGCCGCGCCGCACCGTGCGCCGGGCCACGACGACCGAGTCGAAGTGGGCGATGCGGAGAAGGGCCCACCCGGTCTTCTGCCAGCCGTCCGGCGTGCTGGTCAGCACATCGACCTGGGTGTGCCCGCGCGGCAGGCCCGACCCAGCAGGGAGCGTGATGCGGAGCGGCGGGGCGCTCACGTCGCCGCCGGTGCGGAGGACGCGGACGCGGAGCTGCTCGGCGTCTGCAGGAAACTGCTCGGCGAGGGCGCGCTCGACCACGGCCTGCAGGCCTGGCGGATCACCGGGCGCGGCGAGCGCGGTCAGCAGCAGGGCAAGCCAGAGGACCATAGCGGTAGGCAGCGTGAGGATCAGAGAGCCAGCAGCCGAGAGCCAACAGCCGATAGCTGAAAGCCGGCAGCCGACAGCCTCCTCATCGTTTGACGTTGTTGGCGATCTGGAGCATCTCCTCGCTCGTCGTGACCATCTTCGAGTTCAGCTCGTAGGCCCGCTGCGCGGTGATGAGGTTGACCATCTCCTGGACCACCTCCACGTTGGCCGTCTCCAGGAAGCCCTGGCTCAGCATCCCGAGGCCGTCCTCGCCGGGGAGGCCGATCGTCGGCTCGCCGCTGGCGTCGGTCTGCTCGAAGAGGTTGCCGCCGAGGCTGCCCAGCCCGCCGGGGTTGGCGAACCGCGCCAGCTCGAGCTGCCCGAGTTCGACCGGCTCCGGCTCGCCCGCGAGGCGCGCCGTCACGATGCCGTCCTGGCTGACGTTGATGCGGGACGCCTCGGGCGGAACCGAGATGTCGGGTTCGATCAGGAGGCCGTTCTGGGTGACGAGTTCGCCGTCGGCGCTGAGCGCGAACGTGCCGTCGCGCGTGAAGGCGATCTGGCCGTCGGGCTTGCGGACCTGGAAGAAGCCGTCGCCGTTGACGGCGAGGTCGAGCGGGTTGCCGGTCTCGGCGAGGCTGCCCTGGACGAAGTTGCGGACCGTCGCCACGGCCGTCGCGCCGTGCCCCATCTGCATCGAGGCGGGGTCGGCCCCGCCGGCTTCCTCGCCGCCCATGCGGACGTTCTGGTAGAGGAGGTCGTGGAAGACGACCGACGAGCGCTTGTAGCCGGTCGTGTTGGCGTTGGCGAGGTTGTTCGCGGTGTTGTCCACGCCGCGCTGCTGGGCGCTCATCCCGAGGGCGGCCGTGCGGAGGGCTCGAAGCATGAGGAGAGGGTCGAGTTGCGAATGTCGAGCGACGAACAGGTGCTGAGTGCCGAGGGAATTCGCCCTTCGACACTCGCACCTCGTCACTCGCTAGAACTTTCCGAGGTCGCGGGTGACGAGGCCGAGGGCCTGGTCGGTGGTCTGGAGCATCTTCTGCTGCGACTCGAAGAGGCGGAAGTGGGTGATCATGTCGGTCATCTCGGCCATCGGGTTGACGTTGCTCGTCTCGACGACCCCGTGGCGGACGTCGGGCGCGTCGAGCGCTTCCGGCTCGGCGTCGGTCCCGAACGTGGCCCCGTCGAAGCGCTCGAAGGCGGTGCCCTCGGCGAAGCGCACCGTGCGGAGCGCCCCGATGTCCTGCTCGCCCGCGCGGACCGCGCCGTCGGCGGAGACCGTAACGGGGCCGGCGTCGGGCGGGAGCCGGAGCGGGCCGTCGGTGCCCTGGATCGTGAAGCCGTCCGGCGTCATCAGGGTGCCGTCTGGGGTCGGCTGGAGGCGTCCGGCGCGGGTGTAGCGCGTCTGGCCCGCCGCGTCGGTGACGACGAAGAAGCCCTCGCCGCCGAGCGCCACGTCGAGCGGGTTGCCCGTCGCCTCGAAGGCCCCGCGCTGCGGGTCGCTCCAAGGCGTAATAGTGCGCTGGCTGGTGGGGTTGTCCTCGTCGTCGACGAGCCGGCTGATGACGTCGGTGAACGTCCGGTCGCGCTGGAAGCCGACCGTGTTGGCGTTGGCGAGGTTGTTCGCGGTGCGTTCCTGCTGCCGGTTCATCTCCGACATGGAGGCGGCAGCGTTGCGAAGTCGAAAGAGCATGGCGTTCGGTGTGGGACCGGCGGCCGTCTCTCAAAGGCGAGGCCAAGCGCAGAGAGCCGGCTTGGAGCAGAACAGGCCGGGCGAGGCGGCACAATTTTCCTTCGCTGCGGCGGTATGAATTGCCGAAACGGACCCCCCAAGACCGGTCGGGCGGCCTCCTGTCGCATAGTGGCACCCCCTATGCGAAGAAAGGGGCGATTCCCGTTGATAGGTTGACGCGGACCCGCTCCGCGCCCTACCTTCGGAGCCGCTTCGCCGCGGCGGAGCCCTGTTTCGGCCACCACATGCTCTCTTGGACGCGATACGCTTTTTCGTTACGCGCTGCCTTTGTCTTCTCGCTCTGCTCCCGGCTTCGGCCGCGTGGGCGCAGTTGGAGACTGATAGGACGGTCCACGCCCTGGACGCGGAGCAGCAGGTCAACGCGTTTTTCCACTGGCCCGGCAGCGAGCCCATCGAAGGGCTCCAGCTAGAGCTTCCGCCGGAGTGGACGGTGGAGCGCGTGCAGGCGGTCTACGCCCGCGCCTCCGTCCCGGTCGAGGCCGAGGTGCAAGCACCCGCCGGAACCCGGCCGCGCGCCGTGACGGCCGAGCCGCTACGCGGCGCGCAGACCTTCGTCGTCAGCCTGACGGTAGGTGCAAGGCTCGGGTACCAGGAGGTCCGCGTCGCCCCTCTCCTGCCGGGGCGTGCTGAGCGCGCCGCCGCTATCCCGTGGCAGGCCTACGTGCGCGAGGCGCTCCCAGTGGGCCGCAACCGCGCCTTCCACCTCGACGGCGAGACGCCGCCGGTCGCGCTGCGCCGCCGCGCCCTTCCCTCGCTCGACCCGCGCGAGCCCCTCACGATGGAGTTCTGGCTGCGCACGCTGGGCGTGCACGAGACGGTGCTCTCGACGTGGGACGGAGACGAGGACCGGCCCTACCCGCTGGAGTTCGTCGTGGACGGGCACGGCCGCCTCGCGGTGTACCGAGGCCGCCCGGGCCACCATGAGAAGATGCAATCAGACGCGCCCGTGGCTGACGGAGCGTGGCACCACGTCGCCCTCGTGAACGACCCGCTGGCTGAGCGCGCCCGGCTGTTCGTAGACGGGCTACGCGTGGATTCCCTGCAGAGCAGCGAGCAGGCGGGGATGCTCAACACGATGTCGCTCGCCCTCGGAGGACGCCCGGAGCGGCCGGGGGCCATGTCGTCCCGCCGCTTCTCGGGCTACCTCGACGAGTTCCGCCTGTGGAGCGCGGCCCGCCCGGCCGTCGACATCCGGCGCACGATGCGCGTCCCGCTGGAGGAAGCTGCGGCCGGTGTGTTCCGCCTCGGATTCGACGCGCCGCTCCCGGCCGACGTGCTGGTAACCGTCCCCGACGCCGTCCTCCGCGTGCCCTCGAACCTGTCGTTCACCTTCCCCGTCGAGGCGCTCGAAGCGTCCGTGCAGCAGGGGATCGTCACGCTGACCTGGCAGACCAAGAACCGCCGGGCCACCGAGTTCCAGGTCGAGCGCTCGTCCGACGGGCAGCGCTTCGAGGCAGTCGGGACGGTGCGGGCCGCCGAGTCCGTCGGCGAGAGCGTCGACGGCAGCGTCCGCTTCGCCCACACCGACCTGCCGCCGGAGGGGCGGGTGCTCTACTACCGCGTCCGGCAGGTGACGCCGGGCGAGCCGGAGCGCGTCTCGGGGGCCTTCAAGCTCGGCCTCGGGGCCGAGGCCGCCACCGCCCTCATCGTCGGCAACTCGCCCAACCCGTTCCAGGCCAGCACCACGATCACGTACGAACTCGCGCGCTCCGTGCCGGTCCGGCTCTCGGTGTGGGACGTGGCCGGCACGCGCGTCGCCTCGCTCGTCGACGAGACGCTCCCCGCCGGGCGCCACGAGTACCGCTTCACGGCGGACGGCTTGCCGAGTGGCATCTACTTCGTCCGCCTGGAGACCCCCGACGGCAGCGCCGCCCACAAGCTGACGCTGACGCGGTAGAGCGGTTTTAGGTTTTGGATTGACGGTTTTGGATTGGGGTAGTGTCCCCTATTTTGGAGACGCACGTCGAGCAGCCTCTCAAATCCCCGATCGCAAATCCAACATCGAGATGACCCTCACCTACTACGGCCACGCCGCCTTCCAGATCGAGACCGGCGGTTTGGACGGGGCCTCGCCCGTCACGCTGCTCTTCGACCCTTTCATCTCCGGCAACGGCCACGCCGAAGGCATCGTCGCGGCGGACGACCTCGCGCCCGACGTGGTCCTCCTGACCCACGCCCACGGCGACCACTGGGGCGACGCGCCGAGCATTCTTCAGCGCACGAATGCGCTCCTCGTCGCCAACTATGAGATCGTGACCTACGCCGGCCGCGAGCACGGGCACGAGAACGCGCAGCCGATGAATACCGGCGGTGCGTTCGACTTCGGGTGGGGCCGCGTGGTCCAGACCTACGCCCGGCACTCGTCGTCCTTCCCTGACGGCACCTACGGCGGCAACCCGAACGGCTACATCCTGGAGATCGGGGGCAAGACGGTCTACATCACCGGCGACACCTGCTACTTCGGCGAGATGGCGCGCATCGGCGAGGCCTACGACATCGACCTCTGCATCCTGCCCGTCGGCGACGTGGTGACGATGGGGCCGGACGAGGCGGTGGCCTGCGTCGAGGTCCTGAAGCCGGCGCTGTCGCTGCCGGTCCACTACGGCACATTCCCGTTCCTGACGGGCACGCCGGACGCGTTCGCCGAGAAAGCGCGCGCGGCCGGGTTCGAGGCGCGTTCGCTGAAGCCCGGGGAAACGCTTACCTTGTAGGCCCGTACCCACCCCGTCACCGGACGGAGGGCCGATCATGGTTTCCTGCTCTTTCCAGGTTCTCGCGCGTCGCAGCCGGGTGCTGCTCGCGGCCCTGCTCGGCCTCGCGCTGCTGCCGGGGCTCGCCCTCGCGCAGCGGCCGTTCGATGTGCTCGACCCGTTCTACCAGGAAGAGTCGGCGCGGCGGGCCTTCTACGACGGGTTCGCGCTCTCCGGCGAGATCGGCTACCGCTCGTCCGGCCCCTTCCAGCGCTCGTCCGACGCCGACCCGCGCGGCCCGCTCGCGCTCTCGTTCCAGCTCGACTACGCCCTCGCCTCGCAGCTCGACGTGAGCGCGGTCTTCGACGCGAGCGGCGGCCTGGTGAGCCAACTCGGCGGCGGGCCCGTCCGGCTGAGCTGGATCGTCCTCAAGCCCTACTGGCACAACGAGGGCACAGACTACGCCGTGCGCATCGCCGTCGACCCGGCGAGCGAGGGCGGGCTGGGTTTCCGGCAGACCGACATCGCGTTCGTCTCCACCTCCAACCTCTCGCCGACCGTCACGTCGAGCTTTGCGATCGGCCTGCGGCACGCCCAGGTCGGCTACGAGCGCCTGCAGGTCCCCAACCCGCTGGAGATCGGCCTGGAGGTGCCCGAGCCTGAGCTCGTGCGGACACGGGCCATCGGCCAGGAGATCCACCTGATGTGGGGGCACCACGTCCACTTCGACCCGGCCGGGAGCAACGTTTTCCTGACGCTGCTGGCCGAGGCGATGGACTACGACCTCGTCGAGTCGCGCCCGTTCGAGGACGCCGGCGCGGAGCTTGCAGCGGAGGACGAGGAGGAGGAAGCGACAGGGCGGTACCGAGGCGGCGTGGGGTGGCTCCGCGCCGGCGTGGAGTTCAACCGGCCAGGCTACCAGTTCTCGCCGTTCATCGGCGTCCCGGTGGCGGCGTGGACCGACATCGAGGGCGAGACCAACACATGGGGCCCACGCTTCCAGAGCCTCCGCTTCGGCCTCCGCTTGACCCTGCGGTGACGCTCGGCATCGTCTCCGACACGCACGGCTGGCTGCACCCGGCGCTGCCCGAGATGCTCGCGGGCGCTGACCTGATCCTCCACGCGGGCGACGTGGGCACGCCGGAGGTCCTCGACGCGCTCGAAGCCGTCGCGCCGGTGCGGGCAGTCTACGGCAACATAGACGGGCAGCCGGTCCGGCACCGCGCCCCGGAACACCAGCGCCTCCGCATCGAAGGGCTGCGGCTCTGGATGACCCACATCGGCGGGCGGCCGGGGCGCTGGGCGAAGGGCATCGGGCCGATGCTGCGCGCGGAGCGGCCGGACATCTTTATCTGCGGACACAGCCACATCCTCCGCATCGAGCGCGTGGCAGGCCTGGGCCGGATGCTCTACCTGAATCCGGGCGCAGCGGGGCGGCAGGGCTTCCACACGGTCAAGACCTGCGTGCGGCTCCAGATCGAA
This genomic stretch from Bacteroidota bacterium harbors:
- a CDS encoding LamG-like jellyroll fold domain-containing protein — encoded protein: METDRTVHALDAEQQVNAFFHWPGSEPIEGLQLELPPEWTVERVQAVYARASVPVEAEVQAPAGTRPRAVTAEPLRGAQTFVVSLTVGARLGYQEVRVAPLLPGRAERAAAIPWQAYVREALPVGRNRAFHLDGETPPVALRRRALPSLDPREPLTMEFWLRTLGVHETVLSTWDGDEDRPYPLEFVVDGHGRLAVYRGRPGHHEKMQSDAPVADGAWHHVALVNDPLAERARLFVDGLRVDSLQSSEQAGMLNTMSLALGGRPERPGAMSSRRFSGYLDEFRLWSAARPAVDIRRTMRVPLEEAAAGVFRLGFDAPLPADVLVTVPDAVLRVPSNLSFTFPVEALEASVQQGIVTLTWQTKNRRATEFQVERSSDGQRFEAVGTVRAAESVGESVDGSVRFAHTDLPPEGRVLYYRVRQVTPGEPERVSGAFKLGLGAEAATALIVGNSPNPFQASTTITYELARSVPVRLSVWDVAGTRVASLVDETLPAGRHEYRFTADGLPSGIYFVRLETPDGSAAHKLTLTR
- the flgA gene encoding flagellar basal body P-ring formation chaperone FlgA gives rise to the protein MVLWLALLLTALAAPGDPPGLQAVVERALAEQFPADAEQLRVRVLRTGGDVSAPPLRITLPAGSGLPRGHTQVDVLTSTPDGWQKTGWALLRIAHFDSVVVARRTVRRGEAVATADLGTAWLETTAFHGEPLRAADLRTFDGDLFAGRTLREGRALRRGDLRPAYAADTGDTVTMHYRRGGVAFSVPCHARAPGAVGDAVRLFSPSTGTTYRARLTAPGEASWIATL
- a CDS encoding metallophosphoesterase family protein, which codes for MTLGIVSDTHGWLHPALPEMLAGADLILHAGDVGTPEVLDALEAVAPVRAVYGNIDGQPVRHRAPEHQRLRIEGLRLWMTHIGGRPGRWAKGIGPMLRAERPDIFICGHSHILRIERVAGLGRMLYLNPGAAGRQGFHTVKTCVRLQIEGGLARQAEVVHLDETVSGL
- a CDS encoding metal-dependent hydrolase, which produces MTLTYYGHAAFQIETGGLDGASPVTLLFDPFISGNGHAEGIVAADDLAPDVVLLTHAHGDHWGDAPSILQRTNALLVANYEIVTYAGREHGHENAQPMNTGGAFDFGWGRVVQTYARHSSSFPDGTYGGNPNGYILEIGGKTVYITGDTCYFGEMARIGEAYDIDLCILPVGDVVTMGPDEAVACVEVLKPALSLPVHYGTFPFLTGTPDAFAEKARAAGFEARSLKPGETLTL
- a CDS encoding flagellar basal body P-ring protein FlgI; this translates as MPRRFLPILAILLLLGGDALAQSTGTARLKDLVVLEGAAPVQLTGYGLVVGLDRTGDRVRGRRGAPHTVQSITNMLQAFGITVDPALLSARNAAAVMVTATMDPFSGPGGQLDVTVSALGDARSLSGGVLLQTPLLDPMRSQLHVMAQGPVSTGTVVAANLGASARTGPTNTGRVPGGGLVVVGTSASVAGTDLGLVLKQPDFTNATAVAEAVNSLLPGAATVTHAGLVRVDASGDEGGAVGLMAKLEALSVTVDVPARIVINERTGTIVAGGNVRISEVMVTYGGLVISTETEPFVSQPAPLSNGQTVAGEVGRAGIEQEVARSVVLQPNTDVAELAAALNELGLAARDVISIFQAIDRAGALQGELVIL
- the flgN gene encoding flagellar export chaperone FlgN, coding for MSSSENVPATVRPQPAVESLLKTLDQEGEAVERLAEALGEQLAALQTNHQETLMDATDEASRAVSEMHRLRQVRERQTRLLARLLHVKASSSGELAEALATHSQPLADRLRTAHEALRARVHATREQSDELAFALHVAAHIGREMLLAWQHAEAPSRVYTAGGTGSDVTPPRPFVNHLG
- the flgG gene encoding flagellar basal-body rod protein FlgG, with translation MLRALRTAALGMSAQQRGVDNTANNLANANTTGYKRSSVVFHDLLYQNVRMGGEEAGGADPASMQMGHGATAVATVRNFVQGSLAETGNPLDLAVNGDGFFQVRKPDGQIAFTRDGTFALSADGELVTQNGLLIEPDISVPPEASRINVSQDGIVTARLAGEPEPVELGQLELARFANPGGLGSLGGNLFEQTDASGEPTIGLPGEDGLGMLSQGFLETANVEVVQEMVNLITAQRAYELNSKMVTTSEEMLQIANNVKR
- a CDS encoding flagellar hook-basal body protein, yielding MLFRLRNAAASMSEMNRQQERTANNLANANTVGFQRDRTFTDVISRLVDDEDNPTSQRTITPWSDPQRGAFEATGNPLDVALGGEGFFVVTDAAGQTRYTRAGRLQPTPDGTLMTPDGFTIQGTDGPLRLPPDAGPVTVSADGAVRAGEQDIGALRTVRFAEGTAFERFDGATFGTDAEPEALDAPDVRHGVVETSNVNPMAEMTDMITHFRLFESQQKMLQTTDQALGLVTRDLGKF
- the flgK gene encoding flagellar hook-associated protein FlgK; the protein is MSIQNLYRLGQHSFGVFSAQMNIAGQNIANAATPGYSRRRLTLATIGPPGRGPQFGSSFPTVGVGVSAERLERMRDGLLVSAADDARTRFGGADEEARLLGAVEGLFGVGSGASLQDTMGDFWNAWSDLAGNPTDTGVRTSLLSQAETVAGTLNDLDSNLNRLAGETQTALGESVGEVNGLLDEIAALNTQIRAAQAAGSPDLAAEDRRDAAVAALSAYVPVSVSEESDGYAVTIDGMIAVQGDQALGLTLDTAPGEPASVRFEGTTVAFSASDGKVGAQLRTLNETIPGTRDALNSFTEALVTEVNAKHAAGFGLDGSTGLNFFDPAGLTAGSIQLSSDLDDPAKIAASGVLGELGNSDVALALAKLREGFDQQVVDLVSGVGTQLRAAQTAANGHASVVSHLDAMARGVSGVSIDEEMTYLLEAQQAFAAAARIINTAEEMMDTLLAL
- a CDS encoding flagellar basal body L-ring protein FlgH, which encodes MPIRLIIVALLLSLGPAAAAQSLFADPKASQPGDPITIVLAERTSASSVSQFEDRSQARLSGNANVNGGSITGQFALGTNMSQDQEAESQAVQRDLLSGTITALVVSVDSTGNLQIAGERSLHVNGVTHLMRVEGTVRPLDVTYNNTVLSFQIANASVDYRQKGLRHKFFRPGTILKIGAAALVGAAIALSSQ